One Bifidobacterium crudilactis genomic region harbors:
- the ychF gene encoding redox-regulated ATPase YchF translates to MSLTIGIVGLPNVGKSTMFNALTRNNVLAENYPFATIEPNTGIVPLPDKRLAPLAELVHTQKIIPATVTFVDIAGIVKGASEGEGLGNKFLANIREADAICEVVRAFEDDDIVHVNGKVDPSDDIDTIDTELILADLQTIETALPRLEKDLRGRKITPAYLDAVKKAQEILEAGETIDHAANAKRIDKDDIYDLHLLTAKPFIYVFNVDDDELQNDELKQRLSASVAPAPSIFLNAQFEADLTELDEDDAKEMLSDAGLKESGLDQLARVGFDILGLQTFLTAGEKEVRAWQIHQGWTAPQAAGVIHTDFEKGFIKAEIVSYDDLITAGSYAKVKEEGKLRLEGKEYVMQDGDIVEFRFNV, encoded by the coding sequence ATGTCACTAACCATAGGAATCGTCGGTTTGCCCAATGTCGGCAAATCCACCATGTTCAACGCATTGACCCGAAACAATGTTCTTGCAGAGAACTACCCCTTCGCCACCATCGAACCGAATACGGGTATCGTGCCTTTGCCGGACAAGCGTCTGGCCCCGCTGGCCGAGCTGGTGCACACTCAGAAAATCATCCCGGCCACGGTGACCTTCGTCGACATCGCGGGCATCGTCAAGGGAGCTTCCGAGGGGGAGGGTCTGGGCAACAAGTTCCTTGCCAACATTCGCGAGGCGGATGCCATCTGCGAAGTGGTGAGGGCCTTCGAGGACGACGACATCGTGCACGTCAACGGCAAGGTCGATCCTTCGGACGACATCGACACCATCGACACCGAGCTGATTTTGGCGGACCTGCAGACCATCGAGACGGCTTTGCCCCGTCTGGAGAAGGATCTGCGCGGTCGGAAGATCACACCGGCGTATCTGGATGCGGTGAAGAAGGCCCAGGAGATTCTCGAGGCTGGGGAGACCATAGACCATGCCGCAAATGCCAAGAGGATTGACAAAGACGACATCTATGACCTGCATCTGCTGACCGCCAAGCCCTTCATCTATGTCTTCAACGTCGATGACGACGAGTTGCAGAACGACGAGCTGAAACAGCGCCTGTCCGCTTCTGTGGCGCCTGCGCCGTCGATTTTCCTCAACGCCCAGTTCGAAGCCGATCTGACCGAACTCGATGAGGACGATGCCAAGGAGATGCTCTCGGATGCAGGGCTGAAGGAATCCGGCCTCGACCAGCTGGCCCGCGTCGGATTCGACATCCTCGGGCTTCAGACCTTCCTCACGGCAGGAGAGAAGGAGGTCCGCGCCTGGCAGATTCATCAGGGTTGGACCGCACCGCAGGCCGCCGGCGTGATTCACACCGATTTCGAAAAAGGCTTCATCAAAGCCGAAATCGTCTCCTATGACGACCTCATCACCGCAGGTTCCTATGCCAAGGTCAAAGAAGAGGGCAAGCTTCGCCTTGAAGGCAAGGAATACGTCATGCAGGACGGCGACATCGTCGAGTTCCGTTTCAACGTATGA
- a CDS encoding ABC transporter permease, whose amino-acid sequence MWSITFKLMKRSMRMLVPAGIAIIIGTMFVSSTFLFGNALDHSLRQQVSASFGDAQYAVSNTGSSDAEDGRSTSETVASMNLDRIREIQGVSGVRPDTVSQIEISGGSRNEHSSTAVIGMANSSGVMPVSLASGLWPAHSGEIAVPESMANLLSLHVGDTVKSTAPSGGDEAGQNDSRTMTVVGISKDTAGAYAYYGGAAIVVEQDFAGLAGFGSTTNFENLPISTMFIELAPATAEQQTLTLRKIDAALPHGFQVKERKALEDSMMKSLGGGQVNITTTFILAFGVLAMFVAAIVIANTFQVMIAQRRRTLALLRTIGARKSQLYASVLVEASILGLVCSVVGVGCALLLMTLLGVSGVNLAGAQFSVVLSWPVFVVPILFGIVITILASSGSARAATGVTPLEALQPMEASVKRRHGWLSTMTSLLLMVLGVVAVILPIVLTRRSLTGESAALTADQSTQILGVGILGVMMFFVGVLLCSSRWMPWLLKGVGALLSHIGPATRIASANIQKNPRRVASTGAALLIGVTLVSCLGTGAASAKQTMSNALDARYSVDIQVTGNHLTAADVNKVKKVGGVHAAGLVPTVPAMLSVDGHQQGMSVYELSASGVSELMHASVSAVQDGDILVPKALATGKNGLVQGSKVTLGLNASGSDNGQDGTSSTGTAQNGVSREFRVVGANYRGVESDNELYGIVKPGTLGAAGIRAEGNEIWISSDGQQNAGTLVTNIKDTLSDVDGVNVGGSIAVRSQWEQIVNVLLMILVALLAVAVVIALIGVANTLSLSVIERLRESATLRAIGMTRGQLRASLAIEALLISGCSVVVGLVLGTVFGWIGSYLVFAQFGAVAYPLDWGMDAAIVGVAVVAALLASVLPAKHAVSTSPVEALAEA is encoded by the coding sequence ATGTGGTCAATAACGTTCAAACTCATGAAACGCAGTATGCGAATGCTCGTTCCCGCGGGTATCGCCATCATCATCGGCACGATGTTCGTATCAAGTACCTTCCTGTTCGGGAATGCGCTCGATCATTCATTGAGGCAGCAGGTGTCCGCCAGTTTCGGAGACGCGCAGTATGCGGTGAGCAATACCGGCAGCTCTGATGCGGAAGACGGCAGAAGTACATCCGAAACCGTTGCGAGCATGAATCTGGATCGCATTCGCGAGATACAGGGTGTTTCCGGTGTGCGTCCCGACACGGTCAGCCAGATCGAGATTTCGGGAGGCAGCCGCAACGAACATTCCTCCACGGCCGTGATAGGCATGGCCAATTCGAGCGGCGTCATGCCTGTCAGCCTTGCATCAGGGCTGTGGCCTGCGCATTCGGGTGAAATCGCTGTTCCCGAGTCGATGGCGAATTTGCTGTCGCTGCATGTCGGCGACACGGTCAAAAGCACGGCCCCGTCAGGTGGTGACGAAGCAGGACAGAACGATTCCCGGACGATGACGGTCGTCGGTATCAGCAAGGACACGGCAGGCGCCTATGCGTATTACGGCGGTGCCGCAATCGTGGTGGAGCAGGATTTTGCCGGCTTGGCCGGTTTTGGCTCCACAACAAACTTTGAGAATCTGCCCATCTCCACGATGTTCATCGAACTCGCACCTGCGACGGCGGAACAGCAGACGCTGACCTTGCGTAAAATAGATGCGGCGCTTCCACACGGTTTCCAGGTCAAAGAGCGTAAAGCCCTTGAGGACAGCATGATGAAAAGCCTCGGAGGCGGACAGGTGAATATCACCACGACCTTCATTCTTGCATTCGGCGTGCTCGCGATGTTCGTCGCCGCCATAGTCATCGCGAACACCTTCCAGGTGATGATCGCGCAGCGACGCAGGACGTTGGCCCTGCTCAGAACGATAGGCGCTCGCAAATCCCAGCTCTACGCTTCGGTGCTCGTCGAGGCGAGCATCCTCGGACTCGTGTGCTCGGTGGTGGGTGTAGGGTGCGCCTTGCTGCTGATGACCTTGCTTGGCGTCAGTGGTGTCAATCTTGCCGGAGCGCAGTTCAGTGTGGTGCTGTCATGGCCCGTGTTCGTCGTGCCGATACTGTTCGGCATTGTCATCACCATCCTGGCATCATCCGGCTCCGCACGCGCAGCGACTGGGGTTACGCCACTTGAGGCCTTGCAACCAATGGAAGCCTCTGTGAAAAGGCGTCACGGGTGGCTTTCGACGATGACGAGTCTGCTCCTGATGGTTCTCGGAGTGGTGGCCGTCATACTGCCCATAGTGCTGACCAGAAGGTCGCTCACCGGTGAATCCGCTGCGTTGACCGCTGATCAGTCCACGCAGATACTGGGTGTGGGAATACTCGGCGTGATGATGTTCTTCGTCGGGGTGCTGTTGTGTTCGAGCCGATGGATGCCATGGCTGCTCAAGGGCGTAGGTGCACTGCTGTCGCACATCGGACCGGCCACGCGGATCGCTTCCGCCAACATCCAGAAGAATCCTAGGCGTGTGGCTTCGACGGGTGCCGCGCTGCTCATAGGAGTCACTCTGGTGTCATGCCTGGGAACGGGTGCGGCCAGTGCGAAGCAGACGATGAGCAATGCCTTGGATGCTCGATACAGTGTCGATATTCAGGTGACTGGAAATCATCTCACTGCCGCGGATGTGAACAAAGTCAAGAAGGTTGGCGGTGTGCATGCGGCAGGCTTGGTGCCGACCGTACCTGCCATGCTGTCAGTGGACGGACACCAGCAGGGGATGAGTGTGTACGAGCTTTCAGCGTCCGGTGTGAGCGAACTGATGCATGCATCGGTTTCCGCTGTTCAGGATGGTGACATCCTGGTGCCGAAGGCGCTGGCCACCGGCAAGAACGGTCTGGTACAGGGGAGCAAGGTGACCCTGGGGCTGAATGCATCGGGCTCTGATAACGGTCAGGACGGTACATCCTCCACTGGGACGGCACAGAACGGGGTGTCCAGGGAGTTCCGAGTCGTTGGCGCCAACTACAGGGGCGTCGAGAGCGACAACGAATTGTATGGCATCGTCAAACCGGGGACGCTCGGCGCGGCGGGCATCCGTGCCGAGGGCAACGAGATATGGATTAGTTCGGACGGGCAGCAGAATGCCGGAACGTTGGTCACCAACATCAAGGACACATTGAGCGATGTGGATGGCGTCAACGTCGGCGGATCCATAGCCGTCAGGTCGCAATGGGAACAGATCGTCAACGTGCTGCTGATGATACTGGTCGCCTTGCTGGCCGTCGCCGTGGTGATTGCGTTGATAGGCGTGGCGAATACGCTGAGTCTTTCGGTGATCGAACGCTTGCGGGAATCGGCGACTCTGCGAGCCATCGGTATGACCAGAGGACAACTGCGAGCCTCGCTGGCGATCGAAGCTCTGCTCATCTCCGGCTGCAGCGTTGTCGTGGGACTGGTTCTCGGCACCGTTTTCGGATGGATCGGGTCCTACCTGGTATTCGCACAATTCGGCGCGGTCGCCTATCCGCTTGATTGGGGGATGGATGCGGCCATCGTTGGGGTGGCGGTGGTCGCAGCGCTGCTTGCCAGCGTCCTTCCGGCCAAACATGCGGTGAGCACATCGCCCGTCGAGGCGCTCGCTGAAGCCTAA
- the proC gene encoding pyrroline-5-carboxylate reductase: MSSLTVGFIGYGNMAQAIAQGLVDAGVVRGNQIVACAGHFEKLQESTKSIGARALHSAAEVAAAADVVIVAVKPYLVEKLCKPIASELANDSTFVVSIAAGFTLERFAAFLPEQAHVVCTIPNTPIAVGQGVLVTESSDTLTDEQRELFHDLFHDIALIETVESSQLSIGGTIAGCGPAYAAMFIEALADAGVKHGLPRASAYRLAAKMVQGTGALNIASGTIPAAMKDAVCSPGGTTIKGVAELERHAFRGAVIDAIDAVEA, encoded by the coding sequence TTGAGCAGTCTGACAGTCGGATTTATCGGATACGGCAATATGGCGCAGGCCATCGCGCAAGGTCTGGTCGATGCCGGGGTGGTGAGAGGCAATCAGATAGTCGCATGTGCCGGCCATTTCGAGAAATTGCAGGAATCCACGAAGTCCATCGGCGCGAGAGCATTGCATTCCGCGGCCGAGGTGGCCGCCGCGGCCGATGTGGTGATCGTCGCCGTGAAACCCTATCTTGTCGAAAAACTCTGCAAGCCGATCGCAAGCGAACTTGCGAATGATTCCACTTTCGTCGTTTCCATCGCGGCAGGGTTCACGCTGGAACGATTCGCCGCCTTCCTGCCCGAACAGGCCCACGTGGTGTGCACCATCCCGAACACTCCGATTGCCGTCGGCCAGGGTGTGCTGGTCACCGAATCCTCGGACACTCTTACGGACGAGCAGCGTGAGCTCTTCCACGACTTGTTCCATGACATCGCGCTGATCGAAACCGTGGAATCCTCGCAGCTCTCTATCGGCGGCACCATAGCCGGATGCGGCCCTGCCTATGCGGCGATGTTCATCGAGGCGCTCGCCGATGCCGGTGTGAAGCATGGCTTGCCACGAGCCTCGGCCTACCGGCTTGCGGCGAAGATGGTCCAGGGGACCGGTGCTTTGAACATCGCAAGCGGCACGATTCCCGCCGCCATGAAGGATGCCGTCTGCTCGCCCGGCGGCACCACAATCAAAGGTGTCGCGGAGCTTGAGCGGCACGCTTTCAGAGGTGCCGTCATCGACGCCATCGACGCCGTGGAAGCATAA
- a CDS encoding NAD-dependent succinate-semialdehyde dehydrogenase, with protein MAYATTNPYTEERVASFPTASDEDVRAAIAKADEAFTSWKDTSFEQRAGILARVAEILRERHTEFAKILTLEMGKLLTEAEAEVELSAQIIDYYVEHAEQQLQPRTLPSADYEEGHAKLVYEPLGVLYLVEPWNFPYYQIVRVGAPQLMAGNTLLLKHASNVPQSALAFEKLFKEAGLPEGVFTNLFASHDQNELILSDPRVKGVALTGSEGAGSAVASLAGKYLKKSTLELGGSDPFIVLEDADVRKAAQWAVTGRHWNGGQVCVSSKRLIVVDAVYDEFLEAYRSGVAALKAGDPTDPETTLAPLSSKSAVNILRAQVDEAVKAGAHAETLGEAVPEHGAFYQPTILTDITVDNPAYTTEMFGPVTQLYRVADEEEALKVANGTPFGLGGSVFSSDSARAWKAAGRINTGMVFINHPTGVKADIPFGGVNRSGYGHELIDLGIHEFVNIKVIAEPDIDDAF; from the coding sequence ATGGCATATGCCACCACCAATCCATACACCGAGGAACGCGTCGCCAGTTTCCCCACCGCAAGCGATGAAGACGTCCGAGCGGCCATAGCCAAAGCCGATGAAGCATTCACCTCCTGGAAGGACACCAGCTTCGAACAACGAGCAGGCATCCTCGCCAGGGTTGCGGAGATTCTTCGGGAGCGACACACCGAATTCGCCAAGATTCTCACCCTGGAAATGGGCAAACTGCTCACCGAAGCCGAAGCCGAAGTGGAACTCAGCGCTCAGATCATCGACTACTACGTCGAACATGCCGAACAGCAGCTTCAACCACGAACACTGCCGAGCGCCGACTACGAGGAGGGGCATGCCAAACTGGTCTATGAACCTCTCGGCGTGCTGTACCTGGTCGAACCTTGGAACTTCCCGTATTACCAAATCGTCCGTGTCGGAGCTCCCCAGCTGATGGCAGGCAACACCCTGCTGCTCAAGCACGCCTCGAATGTGCCGCAATCCGCCTTGGCATTCGAGAAGCTCTTCAAGGAGGCCGGACTGCCTGAAGGCGTGTTCACCAATCTCTTCGCCTCGCACGACCAGAACGAACTGATTCTCTCCGATCCACGGGTCAAAGGCGTCGCACTCACCGGCAGCGAAGGCGCCGGGTCGGCCGTGGCCTCGCTGGCGGGCAAGTATCTCAAGAAAAGCACGCTTGAACTCGGCGGCTCGGACCCCTTCATCGTGCTTGAGGACGCCGATGTCAGGAAAGCAGCCCAGTGGGCGGTGACCGGCCGCCACTGGAACGGCGGCCAGGTCTGCGTATCGTCCAAGCGTCTGATAGTGGTGGATGCGGTCTACGACGAATTCCTCGAAGCATACCGCTCGGGCGTCGCCGCCCTCAAAGCCGGAGATCCCACCGACCCTGAAACCACCCTTGCTCCGCTGTCGAGCAAGTCTGCCGTCAACATTCTGCGCGCACAGGTCGATGAAGCCGTCAAGGCCGGTGCACATGCGGAGACCCTGGGCGAAGCGGTTCCGGAACACGGTGCGTTCTATCAGCCGACTATCCTCACCGACATCACCGTGGACAATCCGGCGTATACGACTGAGATGTTCGGCCCTGTGACCCAGTTGTACCGTGTGGCCGATGAGGAGGAGGCCCTGAAAGTGGCCAACGGCACACCCTTCGGACTGGGGGGCTCGGTGTTCAGCTCCGACTCGGCACGCGCCTGGAAAGCCGCGGGTCGCATCAACACAGGCATGGTGTTCATCAACCATCCGACCGGCGTCAAAGCCGACATCCCCTTCGGCGGCGTGAACCGTTCCGGGTATGGTCATGAACTCATCGACCTCGGCATCCACGAATTCGTGAACATCAAGGTCATCGCCGAACCCGACATCGACGACGCGTTCTGA
- a CDS encoding sensor histidine kinase — protein MPMHKEFSESSLGSTRHATGRRYPRIMGLMERVVGWMDRHTVIVDLLLFLPLCVLTGMVIVSTENAQGLLFSVSDIGQVIWSQIYILPLAMRRRYPQIAALTFVGLCMLHMIFGPSIMLTDVVALVMLYSVIVYGDPRNTRAFIALSFMMSLIATAVITSSYTIGPLFSDAANTTGWLGYDSCPSNSPDLVPWPCIRDVSTNATAVLLLFLICLVAVIIMAFWQRARLYTIRMMQERNASLEARQREEARIAALAERRRIARDMHDVVAHTLSTIIVQSDAGRYAGSHDLGIARSTMQTIDRESDAALRNMRQLLGIFEDSPADIPRMTGGHATTPLPEATPLRSNRGAFPQGTDDSTPRKHIGSAASAIVVQSGETAELGFETIDELIREHDSLPGNHRIVHRIDGTPRIDALSPAASTAAYRMVQESFSNINKYAGDDVQVLLRERWSNSGLHISIQDNGLGMGSTQDGHQPGFGLLGMKERVEALGGRVQAGPMPQGGFLVEAELPLSHASHQETSGAEDSHNPGLKERITEFFHHLRSKPFEQASSASGKRFNLIERLSQWSERHYTLIDTLIMAVIIVLGIWSQALWSGLVTFSDILPITEKTAPVGAAFVIFALVAPLCFRRRFPQTTAGIVVVACVLQLLCVPDVYLVNILALLYLHAVILLGPSSRIRWTIITTFAMCVLLGVKLFVAEFWGYPTLLLAMFKSPLVNSSSTDSLSTSLTASVVIGLGTLALCSATTASALWTRTKGNNALVLREREEALRDEEEQQRRLAASVERDRIGNAIQHEVTSTLQAVRRKAIDGLDNLDTITDTSQKEVAQNVQDSFAAIGKEGRLALAHMRRLLRILRESKSDAGGETTSGTPQDGMDLAPAPTLEEQLKHLARVTSSDSGTR, from the coding sequence ATGCCGATGCACAAGGAATTCTCGGAATCATCCTTGGGAAGCACGCGCCACGCCACCGGCAGGCGTTACCCTCGAATCATGGGTCTTATGGAACGCGTCGTGGGATGGATGGACAGGCATACCGTCATCGTGGACCTGCTGCTGTTTCTTCCGCTGTGCGTTCTGACGGGAATGGTGATCGTCAGCACCGAAAACGCGCAAGGCCTGCTGTTCAGCGTTTCCGACATCGGTCAGGTCATATGGTCGCAGATATATATCCTTCCCCTCGCCATGAGACGTCGATACCCGCAGATCGCCGCCCTGACCTTCGTGGGGCTGTGCATGCTGCACATGATATTCGGCCCTTCCATCATGCTCACCGACGTGGTTGCTCTGGTGATGCTGTATTCGGTCATTGTGTACGGCGACCCCCGCAACACCCGGGCCTTCATCGCATTGTCCTTCATGATGTCGCTGATTGCCACGGCCGTCATCACATCGAGCTACACCATCGGACCGTTGTTCTCTGATGCCGCGAACACCACCGGATGGCTGGGATATGACTCCTGCCCGAGCAACAGCCCCGACCTTGTGCCATGGCCCTGCATCAGGGACGTCTCCACAAATGCGACAGCCGTATTGCTTCTCTTCCTCATATGCCTGGTCGCGGTCATCATCATGGCTTTCTGGCAGAGGGCACGCCTGTACACCATCCGGATGATGCAGGAACGAAACGCCTCTCTCGAAGCGAGACAACGCGAGGAGGCACGCATTGCAGCCCTCGCGGAGCGACGGCGCATTGCCAGAGACATGCACGATGTCGTGGCGCACACCTTATCCACGATTATCGTGCAATCCGATGCAGGGCGATACGCGGGTTCCCATGACCTCGGCATAGCCCGTTCGACGATGCAGACAATCGACCGTGAAAGCGATGCCGCCCTGCGGAACATGCGCCAGCTGCTGGGCATCTTCGAGGATTCTCCGGCCGATATTCCGCGAATGACCGGCGGGCATGCGACGACGCCACTTCCCGAAGCGACACCGCTCAGGTCGAATCGCGGTGCATTCCCGCAGGGTACTGACGATTCGACGCCACGCAAGCACATCGGCAGCGCCGCTTCCGCCATCGTGGTTCAGAGTGGTGAGACTGCCGAGCTGGGCTTCGAGACGATTGACGAGCTGATTCGCGAACATGATTCACTGCCCGGAAACCACAGGATTGTTCATCGCATAGACGGCACTCCCCGAATCGATGCCTTGAGTCCGGCAGCGTCCACGGCCGCATATCGCATGGTCCAGGAATCATTCAGCAACATCAACAAATATGCCGGAGACGATGTTCAGGTGCTCCTTCGGGAACGCTGGTCGAATTCCGGGTTGCACATCAGCATCCAGGACAATGGTCTGGGCATGGGTTCCACACAGGACGGGCACCAACCTGGTTTCGGCCTGCTGGGAATGAAGGAACGTGTGGAGGCCCTGGGTGGCCGCGTCCAGGCGGGACCCATGCCGCAGGGCGGATTCCTCGTGGAGGCCGAGCTGCCGCTGAGCCATGCCAGTCACCAGGAAACATCCGGCGCGGAGGACTCTCATAATCCAGGGCTGAAGGAACGCATCACCGAATTCTTTCATCATCTGCGTTCCAAACCCTTCGAGCAGGCATCCTCCGCATCAGGCAAGCGCTTCAACCTGATAGAACGTCTGTCGCAATGGAGCGAACGCCACTACACGCTGATAGACACCCTGATCATGGCGGTCATCATCGTTCTGGGCATTTGGAGCCAGGCGTTATGGAGCGGACTCGTGACCTTTTCGGATATATTGCCGATTACCGAAAAGACGGCTCCGGTCGGTGCGGCCTTCGTCATCTTCGCCTTGGTCGCGCCGCTGTGTTTTCGCCGCCGTTTCCCCCAGACGACCGCAGGCATCGTGGTCGTGGCGTGCGTCCTGCAACTGCTGTGCGTTCCTGATGTCTACCTGGTCAACATTCTGGCCCTCCTGTACCTTCATGCGGTGATTCTGCTGGGTCCGTCCTCACGTATCCGCTGGACCATCATCACGACCTTCGCGATGTGCGTCCTTCTTGGGGTAAAGCTCTTCGTCGCCGAGTTCTGGGGCTATCCGACACTGCTCCTGGCAATGTTCAAATCTCCGCTGGTGAACAGCTCCAGCACGGATTCCCTCTCCACGTCACTCACAGCGTCCGTGGTCATCGGTCTGGGCACCTTGGCTCTGTGCAGCGCCACAACCGCATCAGCCTTGTGGACGAGGACCAAGGGCAACAACGCCCTGGTACTGAGAGAACGCGAAGAGGCCCTCCGCGACGAAGAGGAGCAGCAACGCCGTCTGGCGGCCAGCGTAGAACGGGACCGCATCGGCAATGCCATCCAACACGAAGTCACCAGCACGCTGCAGGCAGTCAGACGAAAGGCGATTGACGGACTCGACAATCTCGATACGATTACCGACACGAGTCAGAAGGAAGTCGCGCAAAACGTGCAGGACTCTTTCGCGGCAATTGGCAAGGAAGGCAGACTCGCTCTGGCCCATATGCGCCGTCTGCTGCGCATATTGCGGGAGTCGAAAAGCGATGCCGGCGGCGAGACAACCTCCGGGACTCCTCAGGACGGCATGGATCTCGCACCCGCACCCACTCTGGAAGAACAGCTTAAACACCTTGCCCGAGTGACTTCATCGGATTCCGGCACCAGGTAA
- a CDS encoding alpha/beta fold hydrolase has protein sequence MTKLASYYIPGMYVEDHSCKVPLDWNGNTPGQGFEGKAISLFYRVLCAPERVNQDLPVLLFLQGGPGGAGPRPLDTHSDGWIDEALRHFRIVLPDQRGTGRSEHLDASTMTAFGDPRQAAAFLKHFLADSIVRDFEHLRRTSFGNRAWVTLGQSYGGFLTMSYLSMFPEGVATAFTTGGIPHIPADAVEVYRHTFPRMQAKTRQYYARYPQDVERVSTVVELLNTQKVSLENGDALTPERLQTLGSDFGMKPSFERMHWLFDTAFSNGDGSLYGASDPAASHPAASHSAVSHSAASHSGSGIRLSDDFLNAVMTRTSTKSLYWPLQEFIYADGDIEPLRWAAQRVRDELPEFGSDRRPLLFTGEAIFPWMFEQERQLRPFKAAVDVLMEESHWNSIYDAKRLAANDVPLQSAVYYDDMYVDSGMQLDTLSRVGNAHAWVTNSYEHDGVHGDVVFRTLFDQARDRGDLEAVFAQAKG, from the coding sequence ATGACGAAACTGGCCAGCTACTATATTCCCGGCATGTATGTCGAGGACCACTCGTGCAAGGTGCCGCTTGACTGGAACGGGAACACACCGGGACAAGGTTTCGAAGGCAAGGCCATCAGTCTGTTCTACAGAGTGCTGTGTGCGCCCGAGCGTGTGAACCAGGACCTTCCGGTCCTGCTGTTTCTTCAGGGCGGTCCCGGCGGTGCGGGGCCGAGGCCTTTGGATACGCATAGCGACGGTTGGATTGACGAAGCACTCAGGCACTTTCGCATTGTGCTTCCGGACCAGCGTGGCACGGGCCGCTCGGAGCATCTCGACGCGAGCACGATGACGGCTTTCGGCGACCCAAGGCAGGCCGCGGCATTTCTCAAGCATTTCCTGGCAGATTCGATTGTCAGAGACTTCGAGCATCTGCGCAGAACCTCATTCGGCAACCGCGCCTGGGTGACGCTCGGGCAGAGCTACGGCGGGTTCCTCACGATGAGTTACCTGTCGATGTTCCCCGAAGGCGTCGCCACGGCATTCACCACAGGCGGCATTCCTCATATCCCGGCAGATGCCGTTGAGGTGTATCGGCATACCTTCCCAAGGATGCAGGCCAAAACACGGCAATATTATGCGCGATACCCGCAGGACGTCGAACGGGTGTCAACGGTGGTCGAACTGCTGAACACGCAGAAAGTGTCATTGGAGAACGGCGATGCCCTAACCCCGGAGCGTCTGCAGACATTGGGAAGCGACTTCGGCATGAAGCCGAGTTTCGAGCGCATGCATTGGCTGTTCGACACCGCGTTCAGCAACGGGGATGGTTCGCTTTACGGAGCTTCAGACCCTGCTGCTTCACACCCTGCTGCTTCACACAGTGCTGTTTCGCACAGTGCCGCTTCACACAGTGGAAGCGGCATACGTCTGAGCGATGATTTTCTCAACGCCGTCATGACTCGCACGTCAACCAAGTCCCTCTACTGGCCGTTGCAGGAGTTTATCTATGCGGATGGCGACATCGAACCCCTGCGATGGGCCGCACAGCGCGTTCGTGACGAACTGCCCGAATTCGGCAGTGACCGTCGTCCTCTGCTCTTCACCGGAGAGGCCATCTTCCCGTGGATGTTCGAGCAGGAACGCCAGTTGCGGCCGTTCAAGGCGGCCGTCGACGTGCTGATGGAAGAGTCTCATTGGAACAGCATCTACGATGCAAAGCGTTTGGCAGCGAACGACGTGCCCTTGCAATCCGCGGTGTACTACGACGACATGTATGTGGATTCTGGCATGCAACTGGATACGCTGTCGCGCGTCGGCAATGCACATGCGTGGGTCACCAACAGCTACGAACACGATGGTGTGCACGGTGACGTGGTATTTCGGACGCTATTCGACCAGGCCAGGGACAGGGGAGACCTGGAGGCCGTATTCGCGCAGGCCAAAGGATAG